In the genome of Drosophila yakuba strain Tai18E2 chromosome 3R, Prin_Dyak_Tai18E2_2.1, whole genome shotgun sequence, one region contains:
- the LOC6536318 gene encoding adenosine deaminase-like protein: MQQFLKGLPKVELHAHLNGSLGTQSLCDLGERLYGSSSEDFQKLCARFSRFKKDMDACFEKFAFVHELTLTQEGLRFATELAIRDFAQDNVQYVELRTTPKANENYSRRDYLQIVIDAIRRAKETYPEITVKLLPSINRAEPVAVAEETVSLALELAQAHPNLILGVDLSGNPGKGRFSDFAPILAQARDKGLKLVIHCAEIENPSEVKEMLHFGMSRCGHGTFLTPEDIEQLKQRNIVIECCLTSNVKSGTVPSLEEHHLKRIMEADAHKVICTDDSGVFDTTLTKEFLIAAETFGLTREQCIDLTLEAVQHSFASEQERTEMADRVANYVAILPK; encoded by the coding sequence ATGCAGCAATTTCTAAAAGGTCTGCCGAAGGTAGAGCTCCATGCCCACCTCAACGGTTCCTTGGGCACCCAAAGCCTGTGTGATCTTGGCGAGCGACTGTATGGAAGCTCCTCTGAAGATTTCCAAAAGTTGTGCGCGCGCTTTAGCCGATTTAAAAAGGACATGGATGCATGCTTCGAGAAGTTTGCTTTTGTGCACGAGCTGACCTTGACGCAGGAGGGTCTGCGATTTGCCACGGAGCTGGCGATTCGGGACTTCGCCCAGGATAACGTCCAGTATGTGGAGCTGAGGACCACTCCAAAGGCGAACGAAAACTATTCACGCAGGGATTACTTGCAGATCGTGATCGATGCAATCAGACGAGCCAAGGAAACATATCCAGAAATAACAGTCAAACTACTGCCCTCCATCAATCGGGCGGAACCAGTTGCCGTGGCCGAGGAAACAGTTTCCCTGGCTTTGGAGTTGGCCCAGGCTCATCCAAATCTTATCTTAGGCGTGGATCTAAGCGGTAATCCAGGCAAGGGACGGTTCTCCGACTTTGCTCCTATTCTTGCCCAGGCTCGAGATAAGGGTTTGAAGCTGGTTATACATTGTGCCGAGATCGAGAATCCGTCAGAGGTGAAGGAAATGCTGCACTTTGGAATGTCCCGCTGTGGACATGGAACTTTTCTTACGCCCGAGGACATTGAGCAGCTTAAGCAGCGGAATATTGTGATTGAATGCTGCCTCACCAGTAACGTTAAATCGGGAACAGTGCCGAGTTTGGAGGAGCACCACTTGAAGAGAATCATGGAGGCGGATGCACACAAGGTTATCTGCACGGACGACAGCGGTGTTTTTGACACCACCTTGACAAAGGAGTTTCTGATTGCTGCGGAAACCTTTGGACTAACCCGTGAGCAATGCATCGATTTGACCTTGGAGGCAGTGCAGCATTCCTTCGCCAGCGAACAGGAGCGAACAGAGATGGCGGATAGGGTAGCTAACTACGTAGCTATATTGCCTAAATAA
- the LOC6536317 gene encoding protein Red, with protein MSDAHLEAPPSVRLTNDDFRKLLATPRAPPPGSGTSSTSAGGSLATATFATPSAAPGTTGLSGEKKKGQSSSERNDLRRKKKNFYAALKKQEDVKLQELSEKYRDRARERRDGANPDYVNVSTPGHGSSTNAYRAVAPDMKSGIDAQERRRRIIQESKFLGGDIQHTHLVKGLDYALLQKVRSELHSKEAEEEEIAAAVAREKLAEAAAAAEQLEAERRESEDINAINGAQARNIYNLVQARRSKEVPRNELFAPGRMAYVIDLDDELGESDIPTTLKRSKFEVPVSQEDVATLTTNDIVINKLSQILSYLRAGGRNKKNKKRDKDKPLFYEKEVENIRGSSGNGGSSRHATSSSSNKEVKSAPLGDNIYDDIGDYQPSATRAERNRQEQGKPAPSYFGDGPPEASEEPIISSIPPPPKISKAMAARFAEPEGYAECYPGLEEMNDAIDDSDDEVDYTKMDLGNKKGPIGRWDFDTQEEYSDYMSTKEALPKAAFQYGVKMQDGRKTRKNKTEKNEKAELDREWQKIQTIIQKRKLPKDGGGGGDEPDYKSAKY; from the exons ATGTCGGATGCCCACTTGGAAGCACCGCCCTCGGTGCGTCTGACCAACGATGACTTCCGCAAGCTGCTAGCCACGCCCCGGGCTCCGCCTCCTGGCTCAGGGACGAGCAGCACATCCGCTGGAGGATCTCTGGCCACGGCCAcctttgccacgccctccgCCGCCCCCGGCACGACAGGATTAAGTGGTGAGAAGAAAAAGGGTCAGAGCAGCAGCGAGCGCAATGATCTGCGGCGCAAGAAAAAGAACTTCTATGCGGCGCTCAAGAAGCAGGAGGATGTGAAGCTGCAGGAGCTGTCCGAGAAGTACAGGGACCGAGCACGAGAACGACGTGATGGCGCCAATCCGGATTACGTGAACGTGAGCACACCGGGACACGGAAGCAGCACCAATGCGTATCGAGCCGTAGCACCAGATATGAAATCCGGAATCGATGCCCAGGAACGAAGAAGACGTATCATTCAGGAGTCCAAGTTCTTGGGTGGTGACATCCAGCATACGCATTTGGTGAAGGGTCTTGATTACGCCCTGCTGCAGAAGGTGCGCTCCGAGCTGCACTCCAAGGaagcggaggaggaggagatcGCTGCCGCCGTCGCAAGGGAAAAGCTCGCCGaagctgctgccgccgccgagcAACTGGAAGCGGAGCGCCGCGAGTCGGAGGATATTAATGCCATCAATGGTGCACAGGCCCGCAATATCTACAATCTGGTACAGGCAAGGCGTTCGAAAGAAGTTCCCCGCAATGAGCTGTTTGCTCCAGGACGGATGGCCTATGTAATCGATCTGGATGACGAGCTAGGAGAATCGGATATTCCAACCACACTGAAGCGCTCCAAGTTCGAGGTCCCGGTGTCGCAAGAGGATGTGGCCACGCTGACCACCAATGACATTGTGATCAACAAGCTGTCCCAAATCCTGAGCTATCTACGTGCCGGCGGTCGCAACAAGAAGAACAAAAAGCGCGACAAGGACAAGCCGCTCTTCTACGAAAAGGAGGTGGAAAACATACGCGGATCATCCGGCAATGGTGGCTCCAGTCGGCACGCCACCTCCTCCTCATCGAACAAGGAAGTTAAATCAGCTCCCTTGGGCGACAATATCTACGACGATATCGGGGACTATCAACCCAGCGCCACGCGAGCGGAGCGAAACCGGCAAGAGCAAGGAAAACCAGCCCCCTCCTACTTTGGAGACGGCCCGCCGGAGGCATCAGAGGAGCCGATAATCTCCAGTATTCCCCCGCCACCCAAGATATCGAAGGCTATGGCCGCACGGTTCGCCGAACCCGAGGGCTACGCAGAATGCTATCCCGGACTGGAGGAGATGAACGACGCCATCGACGACTCGGACGATGAGGTGGATTACACCAAGATGGATTTGGGCAACAAGAAGGGGCCCATTGGACGCTGGGACTTTGACACGCAGGAGGAGTACTCCGACTACATGAGCACGAAGGAGGCGCTGCCCAAGGCCGCCTTCCAATATGGCGTCAAGATGCAGGATGGCCGCAAGACGCGCAAGAACAAGACGGAGAAGAACGAGAAGGCCGAACTGGATAGGGAGTGGCAGAAGATTCAG ACAATCATTCAAAAGCGAAAACTGCCCAAGGacggcggtggtggcggcgaTGAACCCGATTACAAATCCGCCAAGTACTAG
- the LOC6536315 gene encoding jmjC domain-containing histone demethylation protein 1, which translates to MSTAVETGSSPAKSNSNNNSSGGNNSGNNNNGNGNLSPNAKGVQRRQLRERKQRKLYLEEWSLGDEDGEGTRGFSVAEKLESSKFAQAGMVREMRGCDLTVAFLQQHGFNIPLLFRDKAGLGLRMPDPQEFTVNDVRLCVGSRRLLDVMDVNTQKNLQMTMKEWQQYYDSPQKDRLLNVISLEFSHTRLDRFVQGPEIVRQIDWVDVVWPKQLKDAQREGTNLLGGMMYPKVQKYCLMSVKNCYTDFHIDFGGTSVWYHILRGSKVFWLIPPTDRNLQLYEKWVLSGKQADIFFGDTVEKCARVYLTAGNTFFIPTGWIHAVYTPTQSLVFGGNFLHSFGIVKQLKTASVEDSTKVPQKFRYPFFTEMLWYVLARYVHTLLGHSHLEGEASLSEDEMAARPHTHLTHHELFGLKEIVMYLYDLPPQKKNVPSLVLDPVALIKDVRSLVERHCKDQQDLAITGVSVLKSPPGSQPPFLLYDRTRVKQEIKQEIARKNAEVIREQQQLEAGRAREAESDTSQSTGVGSAIGMGAGVEYSNGVMKKEQLENGSGVAVGGHGSQPEATFALPTDTLKYRPPKKMHLATALVAAAASSSTGGGGPVAGVGGSAAVGSSHSPTGGGMGPGPGAGGAISVIATSSSYMEGGQVGGILNVDNCHSPEGGGSKLSPNLTGTGQPRRRRTRCKNCAACQRSDCGTCPFCMDMVKFGGPGRAKQTCMMRQCLSPMLPVTAQCVYCHLDGWRQTPVSPQTKQLASADGPSALMECSVCYEIAHPDCALSQLDGTEDAADAKGIVNEDLPNSWECPSCCRSGKNYDYKPRHFRARQKSSEVRRVSVSHGPGGSAEGHVDGTALLPPPVGQYNDFVFTSESEMESGTVSGHMTHWKHGMKRHHQLEVKTERNNSCDTPSPGISPNAIGGESKVGKRRKSDDGTSVSSSMHESNDAPCGSSAEGAGGTGTANISTNQWSGSAGGGGSRKKNSIRSQLAQQMLNSSTRVLKKPQYVVRPASGTGSSSSSGNGGSASATNGISNGSNQSGANSCGAGNGERGTNNGGLSGSNGLGNQHHSSSQNLAVDPTVLKIIFRYLPQDTLVTCCSVCKVWSNAAVDPDLWKKMNCSEHKMSASLLTAIVRRQPEHLILDWTQIAKRQLAWLVARLPALKNLSLQNCPIQAVLALHTCLCPPLQTLDLSFVRGLNDAAIRDILSPPKDSRPGLSDSKTRLRDLKVMKLAGTDISDVAVRYITQSLPYLRHLDLSSCQRITDAGVAQIGTSTTAIARLTELNLSACRLVSENALEHLAKCEGLIWLDLRHVPQVSTQSVIRFASNSKHDLCVRDIKLVERRRRNSTTAARSWHHD; encoded by the exons ATGTCCACCGCCGTTGAAACGGGGTCGTCGCCTGCCAAgagcaatagcaacaacaatagcagcggcggcaacaacagcggcaacaacaataacggCAACGGCAATCTCAGTCCAAATGCAAAAGGCGTGCAGCGGCGTCAACTG CGCGAGAGGAAGCAGCGCAAGCTCTACCTGGAGGAATGGTCGCTGGGCGACGAGGATGGCGAGGGGACGCGCGGATTCAGCGTCGCCGAGAAGCTCGAATCTTCAAAGTTCGCGCAGGCGGGAATGGTGCGCGAGATGCGCGGATGCGATCTCACCGTCGC TTTCCTGCAACAGCACGGCTTCAACATACCGCTGTTGTTCCGGGACAAAGCGGGCTTGGGCTTACGAATGCCCGATCCGCAGGAGTTTACAGTGAACGATGTGCGACTGTGCGTGGGATCCAGGCGGCTCCTCGACGTCATGGACGTGAACACGCAGAAGAACCTGCAGATGACCATGAAGGAGTGGCAGCAGTACTATGACAGTCCGCAGAAGGACCGCCTGCTAAACGTGATCTCGCTGGAATTCTCGCACACCCGTCTGGACAGGTTCGTTCAGGGTCCGGAGATTGTGCGGCAGATCGACTGGGTGGATGTGGTCTGGCCCAAGCAGCTGAAGGACGCCCAGCGGGAGGGCACCAACCTGCTGGGCGGCATGATGTACCCGAAGGTGCAGAAGTACTGCCTGATGTCAGTGAAGAACTGCTATACGGATTTCCATATTGATTTCGGCGGTACTTCCGTTTGGTATCACATCCTAAGAGGGAGCAAAGTATTCTGGCTTATCCCTCCCACCGACCGCAATCTGCAGTTGTATGAGAAGTGGGTTCTGTCTGGCAAACAGGCAGACATTTTCTTCGGCGATACAGTGGAGAAATGTGCCAGAGTTTACTTAACGGCGGGGAACACCTTCTTCATACCCACCGGCTGGATACACGCGGTCTACACGCCCACCCAATCCCTCGTATTTGGCGGAAATTTCCTGCACTCCTTCGGGATAGTGAAGCAACTTAAAACCGCCAGTGTGGAGGATAGCACGAAAGTGCCGCAGAAGTTCCGGTACCCCTTCTTCACGGAGATGCTGTGGTACGTCCTTGCTCGCTATGTGCACACGCTTCTGGGCCACTCACATCTGGAAGGTGAGGCCTCGTTGAGCGAGGATGAAATGGCTGCCCGTCCGCACACTCATCTTACGCACCACGAGCTCTTTGGACTGAAGGAGATCGTTATGTACTTGTACGATCTGCCGCCGCAGAAGAAAAATGTGCCTAGTTTGGTTCTGGATCCGGTGGCCCTCATCAAAGACGTCCGATCGCTGGTCGAGCGTCACTGCAAGGATCAGCAAGATCTCGCCATAACTGGTGTGTCCGTGCTAAAATCCCCACCAGGATCGCAGCCCCCCTTTCTGCTGTATGATCGCACACGGGTTAAGCAGGAGATAAAGCAGGAAATCGCACGCAAAAATGCAGAGGTCATACGGGAACAGCAGCAATTGGAGGCGGGCAGAGCCAGGGAGGCCGAATCGGATACATCTCAATCCACTGGAGTGGGATCTGCCATCGGAATGGGGGCTGGAGTCGAGTACAGTAACGGAGTGATGAAGAAGGAGCAATTGGAGAATGGTAGTGGCGTCGCCGTTGGTGGGCACGGATCGCAGCCAG AGGCCACCTTTGCCCTGCCCACTGATACGCTTAAGTATCGTCCACCCAAGAAGATGCATTTGGCCACCGCGTTGGTGGCAGCCGCTGCAAGCAGCAGCACTGGGGGAGGTGGACCAGTTGCAGGAGTGGGAGGATCTGCGGCGGTGGGAAGCAGCCATAGTCCTACCGGTGGAGGAATGGGCCCAGGCCCAGGAGCTGGCGGCGCTATTAGTGTGATTGCCACCAGCTCCAGCTACATGGAAGGAGGACAGGTTGGAGGGATCCTTAACGTGGACAACTGTCATTCTCCAGAGGGGGGTGGCTCCAAGTTGTCGCCAAATCTGACCGGTACCGGACAACCAAGACGTCGCAGGACACGCTGCAAGAACTGTGCTGCCTGCCAGCGCTCCGACTGCGGCACCTGCCCCTTTTGTATGGATATGGTCAAGTTTGGTGGACCTGGTCGGGCGAAGCAAACGTGCATGATGCGACAGTGCCTATCGCCCATGCTGCCGGTCACCGCGCAGTGTGTTTACTGCCATCTGGATGGCTGGCGCCAGACACCAGTCTCTCCGCAAACCAAGCAACTGGCTTCCGCCGATGGGCCCTCCGCTCTAATGGAGTGTTCCGTGTGCTACGAAATCGCTCACCCGGACTGTGCTCTCTCGCAGTTGGATGGGACAGAGGATGCGGCGGATGCCAAGGGAATCGTAAATGAAGATCTGCCGAACAGCTGGGAGTGTCCCAGCTGCTGTCGCTCCGGGAAAAACTACGACTATAAG CCTCGCCATTTCCGAGCACGTCAGAAGTCCTCCGAAGTGCGTCGAGTTTCCGTTTCCCATGGTCCAGGAGGAAGTGCCGAGGGCCACGTGGATGGAACTGCATTGCTGCCGCCCCCGGTGGGTCAGTATAATGACTTTGTCTTCACCAGTGAGTCGGAGATGGAATCGGGGACCGTCAGCGGCCATATGACACATTGGAAACACGGGATGAAGCGCCACCATCAGCTGGAGGTTAAAACGGAGCGAAATAACAGCTGCGACACCCCATCGCCCGGAATCTCACCCAATGCCATCGGTGGCGAGTCCAAAGTAGGGAAACGGCGCAAGAGCGACGATGGAACGAGCGTTAGTAGCAGCATGCACGAGAGCAATGACGCCCCGTGCGGCTCTTCGGCGGAGGGCGCTGGAGGAACGGGAACTGCAAATATATCCACCAATCAGTGGAGTGGAAGTGCCGGCGGCGGTGGTTCGCGCAAGAAGAACTCGATACGATCACAGCTGGCCCAGCAAATGCTGAACTCATCTACGCGAGTGCTGAAGAAACCCCAGTATGTCGTGCGGCCAGCAAGTGGAACCGGCTCCTCTTCGTCCAGTGGAAATGGAGGTAGCGCATCCGCCACCAATGGAATCAGCAATGGCAGCAATCAAAGCGGTGCCAACTCCTGTGGAGCTGGCAACGGCGAGCGAGGAACCAATAACGGAGGATTGAGCGGCTCCAACGGCTTGGGCAATCAGCACCACAGTTCATCACAAAATCTGGCCGTGGACCCTACTGTGCTGAAGATCATTTTTCGCTACCTTCCGCAGGACACGCTGGTCACCTGCTGCTCAGTCTGCAAGGTATGGTCGAACGCGGCGGTCGATCCCGATTTGTGGAAGAAAATGAATTGCTCCGAGCACAAGATGTCAGCATCACTTTTGACAGCGATTGTGCGCAGGCAGCCGGAGCATCTAATTTTGGACTGGACGCAGATCGCCAAGAGGCAGTTGGCGTGGCTGGTGGCACGCCTCCCGGCGCTCAAGAATCTTTCGCTGCAAAACTGCCCCATCCAGGCAGTGTTGGCACTGCACACCTGCCTTTGTCCACCGCTTCAAACTCTGGATCTCAGCTTTGTGAGGGGATTGAATGATGCTGCCATTAGGGACATTCTTTCGCCTCCGAAGGATTCGCGACCTGGCTTAAGTGACTCGAAGACGCGGCTCAGGGATCTCAAAGTAATGAAGCTGGCGGGAACCGATATCTCCGATGTGGCTGTGCGCTATATCACTCAGTCGTTACCGTATCTGCGGCACCTGGATCTCTCCTCCTGCCAACGTATCACGGATGCGGGCGTGGCACAAATAGGAACCTCCACCACAGCCATCGCCCGTCTCACGGAGCTTAATTTGAGCGCCTGTCGGCTCGTATCTGAGAACGCTCTGGAGCACCTGGCCAAGTGCGAAGGTCTCATCTGGCTGGACCTGCGCCATGTGCCCCAAGTGAGCACCCAGTCGGTGATTCGCTTCGCAAGCAACTCCAAGCATGATCTGTGTGTCAGGGACATCAAGCTGGTGGAGCGAAGGCGGAGGAACTCGACGACAGCAGCCAGGAGCTGGCACCACGACTGA